In Erigeron canadensis isolate Cc75 chromosome 1, C_canadensis_v1, whole genome shotgun sequence, a single window of DNA contains:
- the LOC122584759 gene encoding mitoferrin isoform X2, producing the protein MQKQMIVIQIFPSSLYKPQYGLAKQEHAYAGAFAGVFVSLCLHPIDTVKTVIQSGHTEQRSIQYIGRSIISERGLSGLYRGITSNIASSAPISAIYTFSYESVKGALLPLVAKEYHSLAHCVAGGCASVATSFVFTPSERIKQQMQVGSHYHSCWNALLGIVRKGGFLSLYNGWGAVLCRNVPHSIIKFYTYESLKNVMVASQQRHAQPTTISTLFCGGLAGSTAALFTTPFDVVKTRLQTQIPGSVNRYNGVYNTFRDIAQREGFKGLYRGLTPRLAMYMTQGALFFASYESFKKLFSLEATQLES; encoded by the exons ATGCAGAAGCAGATGATAGTGATTCAG ATCTTTCCATCATCATTGTATAAACCACAGTATGGACTTGCAAAGCAAGAACATGCTTATGCTGGAGCATTTGCTGGTGTATTTGTCAGTCTGTGTTTGCATCCAATTGATACAGTTAAGACTGTCATTCAGTCTGGCCATACCGAACAAAGATCTATTCAATATATCGGCAGATCAATAATCTCTGAAAGAG GTTTATCTGGACTTTACCGGGGAATTACAAGCAATATTGCTTCTTCAGCACCAATTTCAGCAATTTATACTTTCAGTTATGAATCGGTAAAGGGGGCTCTGCTTCCTCTTGTGGCCAAG GAATATCATTCATTGGCCCACTGTGTGGCTGGAGGCTGTGCAAGTGTTGCTACTTCATTTGTTTTTACTCCAAGTGAAAGAATAAAGCAGCAGATGCAAGTTGGCTCACATTATCATAGCTGTTG GAATGCCTTGTTAGGAATCGTAAGGAAAGGAGGCTTTTTATCATTATACAATGGGTGGGGAGCTGTACTCTGTAGGAATGTTCCCCATTCTATCATCAAG TTCTATACATATGAAAGTTTAAAGAATGTGATGGTCGCTTCACAGCAGCGACATGCTCAGCCAACCACGATATCAACG CTATTTTGTGGAGGATTAGCTGGATCTACTGCTGCTTTATTTACAACTCCTTTTGATGTGGTGAAGACAAGATTGCAGACACAG ATACCTGGATCCGTAAACCGCTATAATGGTGTGTACAACACTTTCAGAGACATAGCTCAGCGTGAAGGCTTTAAAGGTCTATATAG GGGTTTGACTCCAAGATTGGCCATGTACATGACTCAGGGAGCACTTTTCTTTGCATCTTACGAGTcatttaaaaagttattttctttgGAAGCTACTCAACTCGAATCTTAA
- the LOC122584759 gene encoding probable S-adenosylmethionine carrier 2, chloroplastic isoform X1 → MTKGARSRKPSINYRYNSHEGAIFDLVDVPREDYAPTSNDNTRKPANQTEVTPPIVCTADLISGACQLWNFAASSLPVLHHRQSTQNNESLQKENMFYYPAEHGNIVGSVSSEGQNVLVSLKADSHVLPTANVQNTLGFLHVTEKLSSFDCDSVRQIYHHALRSLDTGSGTVDLSGTEKRVSSVRISCGLQNMYVWMSTIQLLRPTEHCKSRTDYCYNAGETSNVEVNTRDNITRPDNGMTTINDVGDNEVANTQESESQENTSNMLKIKVECTSLCSDYLLSSIQDAEADDSDSGMSSYLNSRQEKEDDLCESIESQESHFVNQENSAVQIFPSSLYKPQYGLAKQEHAYAGAFAGVFVSLCLHPIDTVKTVIQSGHTEQRSIQYIGRSIISERGLSGLYRGITSNIASSAPISAIYTFSYESVKGALLPLVAKEYHSLAHCVAGGCASVATSFVFTPSERIKQQMQVGSHYHSCWNALLGIVRKGGFLSLYNGWGAVLCRNVPHSIIKFYTYESLKNVMVASQQRHAQPTTISTLFCGGLAGSTAALFTTPFDVVKTRLQTQIPGSVNRYNGVYNTFRDIAQREGFKGLYRGLTPRLAMYMTQGALFFASYESFKKLFSLEATQLES, encoded by the exons ATGACTAAGGGAGCTCGATCTCGTAAACCATCCATCAATTATAGATATAACTCTCATGAAGGAGCTATTTTTGATCTTGTGGATGTTCCCCGTGAAGATTATGCTCCCACTTCTAATGATAATACCAGAAAACCTGCTAACCAAACTGAAGTGACGCCACCTATAGTATGCACAGCTGATCTCATATCAGGAGCCTGCCAATTATGGAATTTTGCCGCCTCGTCTCTTCCTGTTTTACATCATAGGCAATCAACACAAAACAATGAGAGCCTTCAGAaagaaaatatgttttattatcCAGCCGAGCATGGAAATATCGTTGGATCTGTATCTTCTGAGGGTCAGAATGTCTTGGTCAGTTTAAAAGCTGATAGTCACGTTTTACCCACAGCAAATGTGCAAAATACCTTAGGCTTTTTACATGTAACCGAAAAGCTTTCTTCTTTTGATTGTGACAGTGTGCGTCAAATTTACCATCACGCTTTGAGAAGTCTGGATACTGGTTCTGGCACGGTGGACCTATCTGGCACAGAAAAGCGGGTTTCTAGTGTGAGGATCTCATGTGGATTGcaaaatatgtatgtatggatgAGCACGATACAGCTTCTGAGACCAACTGAGCATTGTAAAAGTAGAACAGATTATTGCTATAATGCTGGAGAAACAAGTAATGTTGAAGTAAATACTCGAGATAACATTACTAGACCTGATAATGGTATGACTACGATAAATGATGTTGGCGACAATGAAGTAGCCAACACTCAGGAATCTGAGTCACAGGAAAATACTAGcaatatgttaaaaataaaggtGGAATGTACGTCTTTGTGCTCGGATTATCTTCTTAGTTCTATACAGGATGCAGAAGCAGATGATAGTGATTCAGGTATGagttcttatttaaattctCGACAGGAGAAAGAGGATGACTTATGTGAGTCCATAGAGAGTCAAGAAAGTCATTTTGTCAATCAGGAAAATTCTGCTGTGCAGATCTTTCCATCATCATTGTATAAACCACAGTATGGACTTGCAAAGCAAGAACATGCTTATGCTGGAGCATTTGCTGGTGTATTTGTCAGTCTGTGTTTGCATCCAATTGATACAGTTAAGACTGTCATTCAGTCTGGCCATACCGAACAAAGATCTATTCAATATATCGGCAGATCAATAATCTCTGAAAGAG GTTTATCTGGACTTTACCGGGGAATTACAAGCAATATTGCTTCTTCAGCACCAATTTCAGCAATTTATACTTTCAGTTATGAATCGGTAAAGGGGGCTCTGCTTCCTCTTGTGGCCAAG GAATATCATTCATTGGCCCACTGTGTGGCTGGAGGCTGTGCAAGTGTTGCTACTTCATTTGTTTTTACTCCAAGTGAAAGAATAAAGCAGCAGATGCAAGTTGGCTCACATTATCATAGCTGTTG GAATGCCTTGTTAGGAATCGTAAGGAAAGGAGGCTTTTTATCATTATACAATGGGTGGGGAGCTGTACTCTGTAGGAATGTTCCCCATTCTATCATCAAG TTCTATACATATGAAAGTTTAAAGAATGTGATGGTCGCTTCACAGCAGCGACATGCTCAGCCAACCACGATATCAACG CTATTTTGTGGAGGATTAGCTGGATCTACTGCTGCTTTATTTACAACTCCTTTTGATGTGGTGAAGACAAGATTGCAGACACAG ATACCTGGATCCGTAAACCGCTATAATGGTGTGTACAACACTTTCAGAGACATAGCTCAGCGTGAAGGCTTTAAAGGTCTATATAG GGGTTTGACTCCAAGATTGGCCATGTACATGACTCAGGGAGCACTTTTCTTTGCATCTTACGAGTcatttaaaaagttattttctttgGAAGCTACTCAACTCGAATCTTAA